The Oscillospiraceae bacterium genome has a segment encoding these proteins:
- a CDS encoding MBOAT family protein, translated as MSFTSVTYFLFVGISLLIYTIVPKRAKWCVLLGASAVYYVMAAGLRTLWLVAAILIVYGGGLLLGHLNDQGKARRKAAADKEEKKQIRKKYDAKKRAVVTVAVLGVFGLLIALKYVNFLGESAYGIAGLFGSKSTYQPVQILLPLGISYYTLCAVSYVVDVYRGKYKPERNFFKLALFLSFFPQMTEGPIGKYEIMMPRLVEGHSFDFERDAQAVMRIFWGMFKKMVIADRANLFVTGVFDNGDQAGSMVLLGTLLYTVQIYCEFSGCMDIVCATGQLFGVEMQENFRRPIFSKTINEFWQRWHITLGAWIKEYVFFSVSLSKGLMNLSKHTRKKLNDYFANLVPMTFALFCVWFFNGIWHGASWKYVLYGLYYYILMMIGMYLRPVSDKLLHALHIAPESKGFALFQMVRTFLIVNVGMMLFRCHTIPQWGQSLARIFTDFDGACLTNGTVLSLGNDWQDFLIMGIGVLVVGIVEVLQEKGHTIRTELARRPVVLRYAVFLALIIGVIVFGAYGTGYETVAPIYGQF; from the coding sequence ATGTCATTTACATCTGTTACTTACTTTCTCTTTGTAGGAATCAGCCTGCTGATTTATACCATTGTGCCCAAGCGGGCCAAATGGTGCGTGTTGCTGGGCGCCAGCGCCGTTTACTATGTGATGGCAGCGGGGCTGCGCACGCTGTGGCTGGTGGCGGCCATCCTGATCGTATACGGTGGCGGGCTGCTGCTGGGCCACCTGAATGATCAGGGCAAAGCCCGGCGCAAGGCAGCTGCCGACAAAGAGGAAAAGAAACAAATTCGCAAAAAATATGACGCCAAGAAGCGCGCGGTGGTCACCGTGGCGGTACTGGGCGTCTTTGGGTTGTTAATAGCCTTAAAATATGTAAATTTCCTGGGAGAGAGCGCCTACGGCATTGCCGGGCTGTTTGGCAGCAAGAGCACCTATCAGCCGGTGCAAATTCTGCTGCCCCTGGGTATTTCTTACTATACCCTGTGTGCGGTCAGCTATGTGGTGGATGTGTACAGAGGTAAGTACAAGCCGGAGCGTAACTTCTTCAAACTGGCGCTGTTTCTCAGCTTCTTCCCCCAAATGACGGAGGGTCCTATCGGCAAGTATGAGATCATGATGCCCCGGTTGGTGGAGGGCCACAGCTTTGACTTTGAGCGAGACGCCCAAGCGGTGATGCGTATCTTTTGGGGTATGTTTAAGAAGATGGTCATTGCCGACCGAGCCAACCTGTTTGTTACCGGTGTGTTTGACAACGGCGACCAGGCCGGGTCTATGGTGCTGCTGGGCACCCTGCTTTATACTGTGCAGATCTACTGCGAATTCTCCGGCTGTATGGATATTGTGTGCGCCACCGGCCAGCTGTTTGGGGTGGAGATGCAAGAGAACTTCCGTCGCCCTATTTTCTCCAAAACCATCAACGAATTTTGGCAGCGGTGGCACATTACCCTGGGCGCGTGGATCAAGGAGTATGTGTTCTTCTCCGTGTCCCTGTCCAAGGGGCTGATGAATTTAAGTAAGCATACCAGAAAGAAATTAAACGATTATTTTGCCAACTTGGTGCCCATGACCTTTGCGCTGTTTTGTGTGTGGTTCTTTAACGGCATTTGGCACGGCGCCAGTTGGAAGTATGTACTCTACGGGCTGTATTATTACATTTTAATGATGATCGGTATGTACCTGCGCCCGGTGTCGGACAAGCTGCTGCACGCACTGCATATTGCGCCGGAGAGTAAGGGCTTTGCCCTGTTCCAGATGGTGCGTACTTTCCTGATCGTCAATGTGGGCATGATGCTGTTCCGCTGCCACACCATTCCCCAGTGGGGCCAGAGCCTGGCGCGTATCTTTACGGATTTTGACGGCGCTTGCTTAACCAACGGCACGGTGCTGTCTCTGGGTAACGACTGGCAGGATTTCCTGATTATGGGTATCGGCGTGCTGGTGGTAGGCATTGTAGAGGTGCTGCAAGAGAAGGGCCACACCATTCGCACGGAGCTGGCTCGCCGTCCGGTAGTGCTGCGGTATGCGGTGTTCTTGGCGCTGATTATCGGCGTGATCGTCTTTGGCGCCTACGGTACCGGCTATGAAACGGTAGCGCCTATTTACGGTCAATTCTAA
- a CDS encoding acyl carrier protein, with amino-acid sequence MEELLEILEEMKPGVDFKSETHLIDDKVFDSLAIMALVAKLSDEFDVEITPLMIVPENFQSAQAMWQMIEKLQDE; translated from the coding sequence ATGGAAGAATTGCTTGAAATCTTGGAAGAAATGAAACCCGGTGTAGACTTTAAGTCTGAGACACACTTGATTGATGACAAGGTGTTTGACTCTCTGGCGATTATGGCGCTGGTGGCAAAACTCAGCGATGAGTTTGATGTGGAGATTACCCCGCTGATGATTGTGCCGGAGAACTTTCAGTCCGCCCAGGCGATGTGGCAGATGATTGAAAAATTGCAGGACGAATAA
- a CDS encoding amino acid adenylation domain-containing protein: protein MKNVLELLERTAARLPRQTAFADQQCSYDYQTVVNIAESVGSALAANGDRNCPVAVLMERGAPCLVTLMGVLYSGNFYVVLDPEMPAERVNKILRTLQPTALICDEVHKDDPAGLDYDGKVYSAEALAAGQAQPELLQTVRRRMIDTDPAYAIFTSGSTGNPKGVVVNHRSVLAYSAWAADTFGISEKTIFGNQTPFYFSMSVTDIYATIRTGAQLHVIPKSYFSFPALLIRYLNERQVNTIYWVPSALSIVANLKVLDFMMAEHIEKVLFAGEVMPAKQLNYWRSKYPNALFANLFGPTETTDICTYYIVDREIKDTESVPIGIACDNCDSFVVTEDGRLAGIGEEGELYARGSFLAMGYYNDPDKTAAAFVQNPLQSHYPERVYKTGDLVRWNERGELIYLSRRDFQIKHMGYRIELGEIEAAATAQPGVDVSVCLYDQAADQLILIYVGAKAEQETVRQALQAALPAYMLPAKVIQAKTIPYNQNGKTDRKALAAAYFNKAD, encoded by the coding sequence ATGAAAAATGTACTTGAATTACTGGAACGCACTGCGGCACGTTTGCCAAGGCAGACCGCCTTTGCAGATCAGCAGTGCAGCTATGACTACCAAACGGTGGTGAACATTGCCGAATCCGTGGGCAGTGCGCTGGCCGCGAATGGAGACCGTAATTGCCCGGTGGCGGTGCTGATGGAGCGGGGCGCACCCTGTTTGGTGACCCTGATGGGGGTGCTGTACAGCGGCAACTTCTATGTGGTGCTGGATCCGGAAATGCCCGCCGAGCGGGTGAATAAGATTTTGCGCACCTTGCAGCCTACGGCACTGATCTGTGACGAGGTCCACAAGGATGACCCGGCCGGACTGGATTATGACGGCAAGGTGTATAGCGCAGAAGCGCTGGCGGCCGGTCAGGCACAACCGGAGCTTTTGCAAACGGTGCGCCGGCGTATGATCGATACGGACCCGGCCTATGCCATTTTTACCTCCGGCTCCACCGGCAACCCTAAGGGCGTGGTGGTGAACCATCGCAGCGTGCTGGCGTATTCCGCTTGGGCGGCCGATACCTTTGGCATCAGCGAAAAGACGATTTTCGGCAACCAAACGCCCTTTTATTTCAGTATGTCGGTGACGGATATTTACGCTACGATTCGCACCGGAGCGCAGTTACATGTGATCCCCAAGTCGTATTTCTCCTTCCCGGCTCTGCTGATCCGCTACCTGAATGAGCGGCAGGTAAACACCATTTATTGGGTGCCCTCCGCCCTGTCCATTGTGGCCAACTTAAAGGTGCTGGACTTTATGATGGCGGAGCATATTGAAAAGGTGCTGTTTGCCGGTGAGGTCATGCCTGCCAAGCAGCTGAATTACTGGCGCAGCAAGTATCCGAACGCCCTGTTTGCCAACCTGTTTGGCCCGACGGAAACCACGGATATTTGCACCTACTACATTGTGGATCGGGAGATCAAAGACACGGAGAGCGTGCCCATCGGCATTGCCTGTGACAATTGCGACAGCTTTGTGGTTACCGAGGACGGGCGGCTGGCCGGAATCGGCGAGGAGGGCGAACTGTACGCCAGAGGTTCATTCCTGGCTATGGGCTACTATAACGACCCGGACAAAACGGCGGCTGCCTTTGTGCAAAATCCGCTGCAAAGTCACTATCCGGAGCGGGTGTATAAAACCGGCGATCTGGTGCGGTGGAATGAACGGGGCGAGCTGATTTATCTTTCTCGTCGGGATTTCCAAATTAAGCACATGGGCTACCGGATCGAACTGGGCGAGATTGAGGCGGCTGCCACGGCCCAACCGGGAGTGGATGTGTCCGTGTGCTTGTACGACCAGGCGGCGGATCAGCTGATTTTGATCTATGTAGGTGCGAAGGCGGAGCAGGAGACCGTGCGGCAGGCATTGCAGGCAGCGTTGCCCGCCTATATGCTGCCGGCCAAGGTCATTCAGGCCAAGACCATCCCTTACAACCAAAACGGCAAAACCGACCGTAAGGCGTTGGCTGCCGCATACTTTAACAAAGCTGACTAA
- a CDS encoding helix-turn-helix domain-containing protein, protein MRLKDLREDRDETQRQMAALLNVGQSTYSMYENGQREIPLAALCKLADHYDVTLDYLVGRSDAPGK, encoded by the coding sequence GTGCGGCTAAAGGATTTACGAGAGGACCGGGACGAAACGCAGCGGCAAATGGCAGCCTTGCTGAATGTGGGTCAAAGCACCTATTCCATGTATGAAAACGGCCAGCGGGAGATCCCCCTGGCAGCCCTTTGCAAACTGGCAGACCACTATGATGTGACCCTGGACTACCTGGTGGGCCGCAGCGACGCACCGGGTAAGTAA
- the radC gene encoding DNA repair protein RadC: MEISRDGHRARMRAAYLQGGGDAMPDHQLLELLLSISIPRKDVKPIAYALINRFGSLEQVFAAGAADLQQVPGVGEQTAVQILLVRDLNRRIRQNQNKPVKHLTDAAQSCAYFANLLRDKTTEQVYLVTLDGSAKILQTHAVGSGSVNLAAVDQRTLMEHILRDNASAVMLAHNHPGGKAQPSAQDLEFTIRLLSILRSIHVQLLDHIIVSPTDTYSMRSDPEYGSFFTVK; the protein is encoded by the coding sequence ATGGAAATCAGCAGGGATGGGCACCGAGCCCGTATGCGTGCCGCTTATCTGCAAGGCGGCGGCGACGCTATGCCGGACCACCAGTTGCTGGAATTGCTGCTGTCCATCAGCATTCCCCGCAAAGATGTAAAGCCCATTGCCTATGCGCTCATTAACCGCTTCGGCTCGCTGGAGCAGGTGTTTGCCGCCGGCGCAGCAGATCTGCAACAAGTGCCGGGCGTCGGCGAACAGACCGCCGTACAGATTCTGCTGGTACGGGATCTGAACCGGCGGATCCGTCAGAATCAAAACAAACCGGTCAAGCACCTGACGGATGCCGCCCAGTCCTGCGCCTACTTTGCCAATCTGTTACGGGACAAAACCACCGAGCAGGTGTACTTGGTCACCCTGGACGGCAGTGCCAAAATCTTGCAAACCCACGCCGTAGGCAGCGGCAGCGTCAACCTGGCCGCTGTGGATCAGCGCACTTTGATGGAACATATTCTGCGAGACAACGCCAGCGCTGTTATGCTGGCACACAACCATCCCGGCGGCAAGGCCCAACCCTCTGCGCAGGATCTGGAATTCACCATTCGTCTGCTTTCCATTCTGCGCTCCATTCATGTGCAGCTGCTGGATCATATTATCGTCAGTCCTACCGACACCTACTCCATGCGCAGCGACCCGGAGTACGGCAGCTTCTTCACCGTCAAATAA